The Deinococcota bacterium genome window below encodes:
- a CDS encoding type II toxin-antitoxin system HicB family antitoxin translates to MKYPFVIEKAPRNYAGFFPDIPGVATAKTKEELKERMAEVLALTLDELRASAAAIPAPTPLDKLDVSEYEPEEPFEIAEVEPAPMNPVSLEIERAIRAAGLSESEVARRIGTSRAAMTRITNPFYWGHSLSTLHKLADALGAQLEVSLRPRAA, encoded by the coding sequence ATGAAGTATCCCTTCGTAATCGAAAAAGCGCCCAGGAACTACGCTGGTTTCTTCCCCGACATTCCTGGGGTCGCCACCGCCAAAACCAAGGAAGAACTCAAGGAACGCATGGCGGAGGTGCTGGCGCTCACCCTCGACGAACTCAGAGCAAGCGCTGCGGCTATCCCAGCGCCCACACCGCTGGATAAACTCGATGTCAGCGAGTACGAGCCCGAGGAGCCTTTCGAGATCGCGGAGGTAGAACCCGCCCCCATGAACCCAGTGAGCCTCGAGATCGAGCGGGCGATCCGCGCGGCTGGGCTCAGCGAGTCCGAGGTGGCGCGGCGCATCGGCACCAGCCGCGCGGCGATGACGCGCATCACCAATCCGTTCTATTGGGGGCACAGCCTGAGCACGCTGCACAAGCTGGCGGACGCCCTTGGCGCCCAGCTCGAGGTGAGTTTGAGGCCCAGAGCTGCTTAA
- a CDS encoding PIN domain-containing protein, translating to MIGLDSGFFIRLLKEDEGAAALWAKVTAEPQEEALVSCLTLYELQRSGLRGLTERRKTDLLLDALPHVCRILWLNDAELVRRAARIAHGNGLAMADALILTSLMEANAEVIYTTDSDLERYQAGPPVVRL from the coding sequence GTGATTGGACTCGACAGCGGATTTTTCATCCGGCTTCTCAAAGAGGACGAAGGCGCAGCAGCCCTATGGGCCAAGGTCACGGCCGAACCACAAGAGGAGGCGCTCGTTTCCTGCCTCACGCTGTATGAGCTTCAGCGTAGCGGTCTTCGTGGCCTCACCGAACGGAGGAAGACGGACCTTTTGTTAGACGCGCTACCGCATGTCTGCCGCATCCTGTGGCTGAACGATGCGGAGCTTGTTCGCCGCGCGGCGCGCATCGCCCACGGCAATGGGCTGGCGATGGCCGACGCGCTCATCCTGACCTCGCTCATGGAGGCGAACGCGGAGGTCATCTACACCACCGACAGTGACCTCGAGCGCTACCAGGCGGGCCCGCCCGTCGTGAGGCTCTAA
- a CDS encoding threonine/serine dehydratase — MPDTPHRLSLERIDHAARVIDPVFLNSPQFVCEPLGDELGVRLVLKLETLNPIRSFKGRGADFFMSTLDGLTPQPRLVCASAGNFGQAMAFAARRRGLAISIFAAETANPFKLERMRALGAELRLHGDDFDAAKLEAKRFAREAGARMVEDGLDPETAEGAGTMGLELLRLPDAPDVLLVPLGNGAMIGGVGRVIKAYRPSTQVIAVQAAGAPAMTESWRSGRLVTHQRIDTIADGIGVRVPVPEALTDLRGLIDDALLVSDEATLRAMRLLHRHVGVVVEPSGAVGVAALLEHPERMRGGRVGTLLCGGNLTLEQMRAWL; from the coding sequence ATGCCCGACACCCCGCACCGCCTGTCCCTGGAGCGCATCGACCACGCCGCCCGCGTGATCGACCCCGTCTTTTTGAACTCCCCGCAGTTCGTCTGCGAGCCGCTCGGCGACGAGCTGGGCGTGCGGCTCGTGCTCAAGCTCGAGACGCTCAACCCCATCCGTTCGTTCAAGGGACGCGGCGCGGACTTTTTCATGTCCACGCTGGACGGCCTGACGCCGCAGCCGCGGCTGGTCTGCGCGAGCGCCGGCAACTTCGGTCAGGCGATGGCCTTCGCCGCCCGCCGGCGCGGCCTCGCCATCAGCATTTTTGCCGCTGAGACGGCGAACCCGTTCAAGCTCGAGCGGATGCGTGCGCTCGGCGCCGAGCTTCGCCTGCACGGCGACGACTTCGACGCGGCCAAGCTCGAGGCCAAGCGCTTTGCCCGTGAGGCGGGCGCCAGAATGGTCGAGGACGGCCTCGACCCCGAAACCGCCGAGGGCGCGGGCACGATGGGGCTCGAGCTGCTGCGCCTGCCCGATGCCCCGGACGTACTCTTGGTGCCGCTCGGCAACGGCGCCATGATCGGCGGGGTGGGGCGCGTCATCAAAGCCTACCGCCCGAGCACCCAGGTGATCGCCGTGCAGGCCGCCGGCGCGCCCGCCATGACCGAGTCGTGGCGCTCGGGCCGCCTGGTCACCCACCAGCGCATCGATACCATCGCCGACGGCATCGGCGTGCGGGTGCCCGTCCCGGAGGCGCTCACGGACCTGCGCGGCCTGATCGACGACGCCCTCTTGGTGAGCGACGAGGCGACGCTTCGGGCCATGCGGCTCCTGCACCGGCACGTGGGCGTGGTCGTCGAGCCCTCGGGGGCGGTCGGGGTGGCGGCGCTGCTCGAGCACCCGGAGCGCATGAGGGGCGGGCGCGTCGGCACCCTCTTGTGTGGCGGCAACCTCACGCTCGAGCAGATGCGGGCGTGGCTGTGA